The following proteins are co-located in the Streptomyces sp. DT2A-34 genome:
- the alaS gene encoding alanine--tRNA ligase, whose protein sequence is MESAEIRRRWLSFFEERGHTVVPSASLIADDPTLLLVPAGMVPFKPYFLGEVKPPYARATSVQKCVRTPDIEEVGKTTRHGTFFQMCGNFSFGDYFKEGAIKHAWELLTSPQDKGGYGLEPEKLWITVYKDDDEAERIWHEVVGVPKERIQRLGMKDNYWSMGVPGPCGPCSEINYDRGPEFGVEGGPAVNDERYVEIWNLVFMQYERGEGTGKDNFEILGELPSKNIDTGLGLERLAMILQGVQNMYEIDTSMAVIKKATELTGVAYGDAHASDVSLRVVTDHMRTSVMLIGDGVTPGNEGRGYVLRRIMRRAIRNMRLLGATGPVVKDLIDVVIGMMGQQYPELVTDRERIEKVALAEENAFLKTLKAGTNILDTAVSETKASGASVLPGDKAFLLHDTWGFPIDLTLEMAAEQGLSVDEDGFRRLMKEQRERAKADAQAKKTGHAGAGAYREIADKVGETDFIGYSDTEGESTIVGILVDGASSPAAIEGDEVEIVLDRTPFYAEGGGQIGDTGRIKVDTGAVIEIRDCQKPVPGVYVHKGVVQVGEVTVGAKAHASIDARRRTAIARAHSATHLTHQALRDALGPTAAQAGSENQPGRFRFDFGSPSAVPTAVMTDVEQKINEVLARDLDVRADVMGIDEAKKQGAIAEFGEKYGERVRVVTIGDFSKELCGGTHVHNTAQLGLVKLLGESSIGSGVRRIEALVGVDAYNFLAREHTVVAQLQELIKGRPEELPEKVSAMLGKLKDAEKEIEKFRAEKVLQAAAGLAESAKDVLGIAVVTGQVPDGTTPDDLRKLVLDVRGRIQGGRAAVVALFTVNNGKPLTVIATNEAARERGLKAGDLVRTAAKTLGGGGGGKPDVAQGGGQNPAAVGEAVEAVERLVAETAK, encoded by the coding sequence ATGGAGTCGGCCGAGATTCGCCGCCGCTGGCTGAGCTTCTTCGAGGAGCGCGGGCACACCGTCGTCCCTTCGGCGTCGCTCATCGCGGACGACCCGACTCTGCTCCTCGTCCCGGCCGGCATGGTGCCCTTCAAGCCCTACTTCCTGGGTGAGGTCAAGCCGCCCTACGCGCGCGCCACCAGCGTGCAGAAGTGCGTGCGCACGCCCGACATCGAAGAGGTCGGCAAGACCACCCGCCACGGCACTTTCTTCCAGATGTGCGGCAACTTCTCCTTCGGCGACTACTTCAAGGAAGGCGCCATCAAGCACGCCTGGGAGCTGCTCACCAGCCCCCAGGACAAGGGTGGTTACGGCCTGGAGCCGGAGAAGCTCTGGATCACCGTCTACAAGGACGACGACGAGGCCGAGCGCATCTGGCACGAGGTCGTCGGCGTGCCGAAGGAGCGCATCCAGCGCCTCGGCATGAAGGACAACTACTGGTCCATGGGCGTCCCCGGCCCCTGCGGCCCCTGCTCCGAGATCAACTACGACCGCGGCCCCGAGTTCGGCGTCGAAGGCGGCCCCGCCGTCAACGACGAGCGGTACGTGGAGATCTGGAACCTCGTCTTCATGCAGTACGAGCGCGGCGAGGGCACCGGCAAGGACAACTTCGAGATCCTCGGCGAACTGCCCAGCAAGAACATCGACACGGGCCTGGGCCTCGAGCGACTCGCCATGATTCTGCAGGGTGTGCAGAACATGTACGAGATCGACACCTCCATGGCCGTCATCAAGAAGGCCACCGAGCTCACCGGTGTCGCCTACGGCGACGCCCACGCCTCGGACGTCTCCCTGCGCGTGGTCACCGACCACATGCGTACGTCGGTGATGCTCATCGGCGACGGCGTCACCCCCGGCAACGAGGGCCGTGGCTACGTGCTGCGCCGCATCATGCGCCGCGCCATCCGCAACATGCGTCTGCTCGGCGCCACCGGTCCGGTCGTCAAGGACCTGATCGACGTCGTCATCGGCATGATGGGCCAGCAGTACCCCGAGCTCGTCACCGACCGCGAGCGCATCGAGAAGGTCGCCCTCGCCGAGGAGAACGCCTTCCTCAAGACGCTGAAGGCTGGCACCAACATCCTCGACACCGCCGTCAGCGAGACCAAGGCCTCCGGCGCCTCGGTCCTGCCCGGCGACAAGGCGTTCCTGCTCCACGACACCTGGGGCTTCCCGATCGACCTCACCCTCGAGATGGCCGCCGAGCAGGGGCTTTCCGTGGACGAGGACGGCTTCCGCCGCCTGATGAAGGAGCAGCGGGAGCGCGCCAAGGCCGACGCCCAGGCCAAGAAGACCGGCCACGCCGGTGCCGGCGCCTACCGGGAGATCGCCGACAAGGTCGGCGAGACCGACTTCATCGGTTACAGCGACACCGAGGGCGAGTCCACCATCGTCGGCATCCTCGTCGACGGTGCCTCCTCCCCGGCCGCGATCGAGGGCGACGAGGTCGAGATCGTCCTCGACCGCACCCCGTTCTACGCCGAGGGTGGCGGCCAGATCGGCGACACCGGCCGCATCAAGGTCGACACCGGCGCCGTCATCGAGATCCGCGACTGCCAGAAGCCGGTCCCCGGCGTCTACGTCCACAAGGGCGTCGTCCAGGTCGGCGAGGTCACCGTCGGAGCCAAGGCCCATGCCTCGATCGACGCCCGCCGCCGCACGGCCATCGCCCGCGCCCACTCGGCCACCCACCTCACCCACCAGGCCCTGCGCGACGCCCTCGGCCCGACGGCCGCCCAGGCCGGTTCCGAGAACCAGCCCGGCCGCTTCCGCTTCGACTTCGGTTCGCCGTCCGCCGTTCCCACGGCCGTGATGACCGACGTCGAGCAGAAGATCAACGAGGTGCTCGCCCGCGACCTCGACGTCCGCGCCGACGTCATGGGCATCGACGAGGCCAAGAAGCAGGGCGCCATCGCCGAGTTCGGCGAGAAGTACGGCGAGCGGGTCCGCGTGGTGACCATCGGCGACTTCTCCAAGGAGCTGTGCGGCGGTACGCACGTGCACAACACCGCCCAGCTGGGCCTGGTGAAGCTGCTCGGCGAGTCGTCGATCGGCTCCGGTGTGCGCCGTATCGAGGCCCTCGTCGGTGTCGACGCCTACAACTTCCTCGCCCGTGAGCACACGGTCGTCGCCCAGCTCCAGGAGCTGATCAAGGGCCGCCCGGAGGAGCTCCCGGAGAAGGTCTCCGCCATGCTCGGCAAGCTGAAGGACGCCGAGAAGGAGATCGAGAAGTTCCGCGCCGAGAAGGTCCTGCAGGCCGCCGCCGGTCTCGCCGAGTCCGCCAAGGACGTCCTCGGTATCGCCGTCGTCACCGGCCAGGTCCCCGACGGCACCACGCCCGACGACCTGCGCAAGCTGGTCCTCGACGTACGCGGCCGTATCCAGGGCGGACGCGCCGCCGTGGTCGCCCTGTTCACGGTCAACAACGGCAAGCCGCTCACGGTCATCGCCACCAACGAGGCCGCCCGCGAGCGCGGCCTCAAGGCCGGAGACCTGGTCCGTACGGCCGCCAAGACCCTCGGCGGCGGCGGTGGCGGCAAGCCGGACGTCGCCCAGGGCGGCGGCCAGAACCCGGCCGCAGTCGGCGAGGCCGTCGAGGCCGTCGAACGGCTCGTGGCGGAAACGGCCAAGTGA
- the ruvX gene encoding Holliday junction resolvase RuvX: MRRGRRLAIDVGDARIGVASCDPDGILATPVETVPGRDIPAAHRRLKQLVEEYEPIEVVVGLPRSLKGGEGPAAVKVRGFAQELARMIAPVPVRLVDERMTTVTASQGLRASGVKSKKGRSVIDQAAAVIILQQALESERVSGKAPGEGVEVVI, encoded by the coding sequence ATGCGCCGCGGCCGCCGCCTCGCGATCGACGTCGGTGACGCCCGCATCGGGGTCGCCTCGTGCGACCCCGACGGGATCCTCGCCACCCCGGTGGAGACGGTCCCGGGCCGGGACATCCCGGCGGCTCACCGCCGCCTCAAGCAACTCGTCGAGGAGTACGAGCCGATCGAGGTCGTGGTAGGTCTCCCTCGCTCCCTCAAGGGGGGCGAGGGCCCGGCCGCGGTCAAGGTCAGGGGCTTCGCCCAGGAGCTGGCCCGCATGATCGCGCCCGTACCGGTCAGGCTCGTGGATGAGCGGATGACGACCGTGACGGCCAGTCAGGGACTGCGTGCCTCGGGCGTGAAGTCGAAGAAGGGCCGGTCGGTGATCGACCAGGCAGCCGCTGTGATCATCTTGCAGCAGGCGCTCGAATCCGAACGGGTGTCAGGTAAAGCACCCGGAGAGGGCGTCGAAGTGGTCATCTGA
- a CDS encoding shikimate kinase, protein MSGPLVVLVGPMGVGKSTVGQLLAERLGVTYRDTDDDIVAEQGRTIAEIFVDEGEPAFRAIEKAAVHGALAGHEGVLALGGGSILDADTRALLAGQRVVYLSMDVEEAVKRTGLNAARPLLAVNPRKQWRELMEARRHLYEEVATAVVATDGRTPEEVTEIALDALELKEA, encoded by the coding sequence ATGAGCGGGCCGCTGGTCGTCCTGGTCGGCCCGATGGGGGTGGGCAAGTCCACCGTCGGGCAGCTGCTGGCCGAGCGGTTGGGGGTCACCTACCGGGACACCGACGACGACATCGTGGCCGAGCAGGGCCGGACCATCGCCGAGATCTTCGTCGACGAGGGCGAGCCCGCCTTCCGTGCCATCGAGAAGGCGGCCGTGCACGGGGCGCTGGCCGGGCACGAGGGTGTTCTCGCTCTCGGCGGCGGCTCGATCCTGGACGCGGACACGCGCGCGTTGCTCGCGGGCCAGCGGGTCGTGTACCTGTCGATGGACGTCGAGGAGGCGGTCAAGCGGACCGGGCTGAACGCGGCCCGCCCGCTCCTGGCGGTCAACCCGCGCAAGCAGTGGCGCGAGCTGATGGAGGCCCGTCGGCACCTGTACGAGGAGGTCGCCACGGCCGTCGTCGCGACCGATGGCCGTACGCCCGAAGAGGTCACCGAAATCGCCCTGGACGCACTGGAGTTGAAAGAAGCATGA
- the aroC gene encoding chorismate synthase, with protein sequence MSRLRWLTAGESHGPALVATLEGLPAGVPITTEMVADHLARRRLGYGRGARMKFERDEVTFLGGVRHGLTLGSPVAIMVGNTEWPKWEQVMAADPIDPEILAGLARNAPLTRPRPGHADLAGMQKYGFDEARPILERASARETAARVALGAVARSYLKETAGIEIVSHVVELAGAKAPQGVYPTPADVEKLDADPVRCLDADASKAMVAEIDQAHKDGDTLGGVVEILAYGVPVGLGSHVHWDRKLDARLAGALMGIQAIKGVELGDGFELARVPGSKAHDEIVKTPEGIRRVSGRSGGTEGGLTTGELLRVRAAMKPIATVPRALQTVDVTTGEAAQAHHQRSDVSAVPAAGIVAEAMVALVLADAVAEKFGGDSVTETRRNVTSYLDNLAIR encoded by the coding sequence TTGAGCAGGTTGCGCTGGCTGACCGCGGGGGAGTCCCACGGTCCCGCACTCGTGGCGACGCTGGAGGGCCTTCCCGCCGGCGTGCCGATCACCACGGAGATGGTGGCCGACCACCTGGCCCGGCGCCGGCTCGGTTACGGGCGCGGTGCGCGCATGAAGTTCGAACGTGACGAGGTCACCTTCCTCGGCGGCGTCCGGCACGGCCTCACCCTCGGTTCCCCGGTCGCGATCATGGTGGGCAACACCGAGTGGCCGAAGTGGGAGCAGGTCATGGCGGCCGACCCGATCGACCCCGAGATCCTCGCGGGCCTCGCCCGCAACGCGCCGCTGACTCGCCCGCGCCCCGGCCACGCCGACCTCGCGGGCATGCAGAAGTACGGCTTCGACGAGGCCCGGCCGATCCTGGAGCGTGCCTCCGCCCGGGAGACGGCGGCCCGCGTGGCGCTGGGCGCGGTGGCCCGGTCGTACCTGAAGGAGACGGCCGGCATCGAGATCGTCTCCCATGTCGTGGAGCTGGCCGGGGCGAAGGCGCCGCAGGGTGTGTACCCGACGCCGGCCGACGTCGAGAAGCTGGACGCGGACCCCGTGCGCTGCCTGGACGCCGACGCGTCGAAGGCGATGGTCGCGGAGATCGACCAGGCCCACAAGGACGGCGACACCCTCGGTGGCGTGGTCGAGATCCTGGCGTACGGCGTCCCCGTCGGCCTGGGCTCGCACGTGCACTGGGACCGCAAGCTGGACGCCCGCCTCGCCGGGGCGCTCATGGGCATTCAGGCGATCAAGGGTGTCGAGCTCGGCGACGGCTTCGAGCTGGCCCGCGTCCCCGGTTCCAAGGCACACGACGAGATCGTGAAGACGCCCGAGGGCATCCGCCGTGTCTCCGGCCGTTCCGGCGGCACCGAGGGCGGCCTCACCACCGGTGAGCTGCTGCGGGTCCGCGCCGCGATGAAGCCGATCGCGACCGTGCCGCGCGCCCTGCAGACGGTGGACGTCACCACCGGCGAGGCGGCGCAGGCCCACCACCAGCGCTCCGACGTGTCCGCGGTCCCGGCCGCCGGCATCGTCGCCGAGGCGATGGTCGCGTTGGTCCTCGCGGACGCGGTGGCGGAGAAGTTCGGCGGCGACTCGGTCACCGAGACCCGCCGAAACGTGACCTCGTACCTCGACAACCTCGCCATCCGATGA
- the mltG gene encoding endolytic transglycosylase MltG: MTEYGRGPGSEPWHPEDPLFGDGGWEGQQAHADQQAAYGGQPQHYPEQSQQQQHYGDWGNGQQAAYGQAQQYQQQGQQYPEQGQQYPHQYEQQQYAGQGQQSYDNNGWATGPQTHGQYPDPADPYGQQAAAYGGEQHDYYGTPDAYPPPAPPGRRQAEPEPPQTDWDPGPDQGEHAFFAGGGDEDEDDSDDESGGGRGRRGRGGKPKKRRSGMACLVVVLIFGGGVAGVGYFGYQFYQDRFGAAPDYAGDGTSETVTVEVPKGAFGSEIGQRLKAAGVVKSVDAFVSAQQQNPDGDKIQAGAYLLKKQMSAASAVEMMLDPKSQNNVLVRPGERNLAVYKAIDEQLELSSGTTEKVAEKKYKSLGLPSWANDNSEIKDPLEGFLYPGTYPAVKGMKPEVVLQEMVTRAADRYEALGLESKAKALKLDNPLQVITVASLVQAEGKTDDDYRKMAEVVYNRLDLANPETYGALQFDSTFNYLKGQSNIDISEWEIKSNPDPYNTYYHKGLPPGPIGNPGDGALKGTLNPTDQGWYYFVAIDGVHKTEFAKTHDEFLRLKDKFNESRGN; this comes from the coding sequence ATGACTGAGTATGGCCGGGGCCCAGGCTCCGAACCGTGGCATCCCGAGGACCCGTTGTTCGGGGACGGTGGATGGGAAGGGCAGCAGGCCCACGCGGACCAGCAAGCTGCCTACGGCGGCCAGCCGCAGCACTATCCGGAGCAGTCGCAGCAGCAACAGCACTACGGCGACTGGGGAAACGGCCAGCAGGCCGCATACGGTCAGGCGCAGCAGTACCAGCAGCAGGGTCAGCAGTACCCGGAGCAGGGCCAGCAGTACCCGCACCAGTACGAACAGCAGCAGTACGCGGGCCAGGGGCAGCAGTCGTACGACAACAACGGCTGGGCCACCGGCCCCCAGACGCATGGCCAGTACCCCGACCCGGCCGACCCTTACGGGCAGCAGGCCGCGGCGTACGGCGGTGAGCAGCACGACTACTACGGCACACCCGACGCGTACCCGCCACCGGCGCCGCCGGGCCGGCGGCAAGCCGAGCCGGAGCCGCCCCAGACCGACTGGGATCCTGGTCCTGACCAGGGCGAACATGCCTTCTTCGCCGGTGGCGGCGACGAGGACGAAGACGATTCCGACGACGAGTCGGGAGGCGGCCGTGGGCGCCGGGGCCGGGGCGGAAAGCCCAAGAAACGGCGCAGCGGGATGGCCTGTCTGGTGGTCGTTCTGATCTTCGGCGGAGGCGTGGCCGGAGTCGGGTATTTCGGGTACCAGTTTTACCAGGATCGTTTCGGCGCGGCGCCGGACTACGCCGGGGACGGTACGAGCGAGACGGTGACCGTCGAGGTTCCCAAGGGTGCGTTCGGATCCGAGATCGGTCAGCGGTTGAAGGCGGCCGGCGTCGTGAAGAGCGTCGACGCCTTCGTCTCCGCTCAGCAGCAGAATCCCGACGGTGACAAGATCCAGGCGGGCGCTTACCTGCTGAAGAAGCAGATGTCCGCCGCAAGCGCTGTCGAGATGATGCTCGACCCCAAGAGCCAGAACAACGTTCTGGTCAGGCCGGGCGAGCGGAATCTGGCTGTCTACAAGGCGATCGACGAGCAGCTCGAATTGTCGTCCGGCACCACCGAGAAGGTCGCCGAGAAGAAATACAAGAGCCTCGGACTTCCGAGCTGGGCGAACGACAACAGCGAGATCAAGGACCCGCTGGAAGGCTTCCTGTACCCGGGCACCTATCCCGCCGTAAAGGGCATGAAGCCCGAGGTCGTGCTGCAGGAGATGGTGACCCGGGCCGCGGACAGGTACGAGGCGCTGGGTCTGGAGTCCAAGGCCAAGGCGCTCAAGCTGGACAACCCGCTGCAGGTCATCACGGTCGCCAGCCTCGTCCAGGCCGAGGGCAAGACCGACGACGACTACCGCAAGATGGCGGAGGTGGTCTACAACCGTCTCGACCTCGCGAATCCCGAGACCTACGGTGCCCTGCAGTTCGACTCGACCTTCAACTACCTGAAGGGTCAGAGCAACATCGACATCAGTGAGTGGGAGATCAAGAGCAACCCGGACCCGTACAACACGTACTACCACAAGGGTCTGCCGCCCGGCCCGATCGGAAACCCGGGGGACGGCGCGCTGAAGGGGACGCTGAATCCGACTGACCAGGGCTGGTACTACTTCGTGGCGATCGACGGTGTGCACAAGACCGAATTCGCCAAGACCCACGATGAATTCCTCAGGCTCAAGGACAAGTTCAATGAGAGCAGGGGCAACTGA
- a CDS encoding shikimate dehydrogenase, whose amino-acid sequence MRAGATDARRAAVLGSPIAHSLSPVLHRAAYEELKLAGWAYDRFEIDEAALPGFLAELGPEWAGLSLTMPLKRAVLPLLDEISETAASVEAVNTVVFTEDGRRVGDNTDIPGMVAALRERGIEQVDSAAILGAGATASSALAALARICTGEVVAYVRSEARAAEMRQWGERLDVELRTADWADADRALRAPLVIATTPAGTTDALASAVPERPATLFDVLYDPWPTALAARWSMYGGAVVSGLDLLVHQAVLQVEQMTGCVPAPLEAMRKAGERALAGR is encoded by the coding sequence ATGAGAGCAGGGGCAACTGACGCCCGCCGGGCAGCCGTGCTCGGTTCGCCCATCGCCCACTCCCTCTCCCCGGTGCTGCACCGCGCCGCCTACGAGGAACTGAAGCTCGCGGGTTGGGCGTACGACCGCTTCGAGATCGACGAGGCCGCCCTGCCCGGGTTCCTCGCGGAGCTCGGGCCGGAGTGGGCAGGGTTGTCGCTGACCATGCCGCTGAAGCGGGCCGTCCTGCCGCTGCTCGACGAGATCAGCGAGACGGCGGCCTCGGTCGAGGCGGTCAACACGGTCGTCTTCACCGAGGACGGCCGCCGCGTCGGCGACAACACCGACATCCCCGGGATGGTCGCCGCGCTGCGGGAGCGCGGCATCGAACAGGTCGACTCGGCGGCGATCCTCGGCGCCGGCGCCACGGCGTCGTCCGCGCTGGCCGCGCTCGCACGCATCTGCACCGGTGAGGTCGTGGCGTACGTCCGCAGCGAGGCCCGCGCCGCCGAGATGCGGCAGTGGGGCGAGCGGCTCGACGTCGAGCTCCGTACCGCGGACTGGGCCGACGCAGACCGGGCGCTGCGCGCGCCGCTGGTGATCGCGACCACGCCGGCCGGTACGACCGACGCCCTCGCCTCCGCCGTACCGGAGCGCCCCGCTACCCTGTTCGACGTGCTCTACGACCCCTGGCCGACCGCCCTCGCGGCTCGTTGGTCGATGTACGGCGGAGCCGTCGTCAGCGGGCTCGACCTGCTGGTCCACCAGGCGGTGCTCCAGGTGGAGCAGATGACCGGCTGTGTTCCGGCTCCCCTGGAGGCCATGCGAAAAGCGGGGGAGCGCGCGCTCGCGGGCCGCTAG
- the aroB gene encoding 3-dehydroquinate synthase, with the protein MSEAVTRIQVGGTAGTDPYEVLVGRQLLGELGGLIGRKAQRVAVVHPEALAETGEALRADLAGQGYEAVAIQVPNAEEAKTAEVAAYCWKALGQSGFTRSDVIVGVGGGATTDLAGFVAATWLRGVRWIAVPTTVLAMVDAAVGGKTGINTAEGKNLVGAFHPPAGVLCDLAALESLPVNDYVSGLAEIIKAGFIADPVILELIEADPQAARTPAGPHTAELIERSIRVKAEVVSSDLKESGLREILNYGHTLGHAIEKNERYKWRHGAAVSVGMHFAAELGRLAGRLDDATADRHRTILESVGLPLHYRYDQWPKLLETMKVDKKSRGNLLRFIVLDGLAKPTVLEGPDPAVLLAAYGEVGQ; encoded by the coding sequence ATGAGCGAGGCAGTCACCCGGATCCAGGTCGGCGGCACCGCGGGGACCGACCCCTACGAGGTCCTGGTGGGCCGTCAGCTCCTGGGCGAGCTGGGCGGGTTGATCGGCCGCAAGGCCCAGCGGGTGGCCGTCGTCCACCCGGAGGCGCTGGCCGAGACCGGCGAGGCGCTGCGGGCCGACCTGGCCGGGCAGGGCTATGAGGCGGTCGCCATCCAGGTGCCGAACGCGGAGGAGGCCAAGACCGCCGAGGTGGCCGCCTACTGCTGGAAGGCGCTGGGCCAGTCCGGCTTCACCCGCTCCGACGTCATCGTCGGGGTCGGCGGCGGGGCGACCACCGACCTCGCCGGGTTCGTGGCCGCCACCTGGCTGCGCGGCGTGCGCTGGATCGCCGTACCGACCACCGTGCTCGCGATGGTGGACGCGGCGGTCGGCGGCAAGACCGGCATCAACACCGCCGAGGGCAAGAACCTCGTCGGTGCCTTCCACCCGCCGGCCGGCGTGCTGTGCGACCTGGCCGCGCTGGAGTCGCTGCCCGTCAACGACTACGTCTCCGGTCTCGCGGAGATCATCAAGGCCGGTTTCATCGCCGACCCGGTGATCCTGGAGCTGATCGAGGCCGACCCGCAGGCCGCGCGGACCCCGGCCGGCCCGCACACCGCCGAGCTGATCGAGCGCTCCATCAGGGTCAAGGCCGAGGTCGTCTCGTCGGACCTGAAGGAGTCGGGCCTCAGGGAGATCCTCAACTACGGCCACACGCTCGGCCACGCCATCGAGAAGAACGAGCGCTACAAGTGGCGGCACGGCGCCGCGGTCTCCGTCGGCATGCACTTCGCCGCCGAACTCGGCCGTCTCGCCGGGCGGTTGGACGACGCGACGGCCGACCGTCACCGCACGATCCTCGAATCGGTCGGTCTGCCGCTGCACTACCGCTACGACCAGTGGCCCAAGCTGCTGGAGACCATGAAGGTGGACAAGAAGTCCCGCGGCAATCTGCTGCGCTTCATCGTGCTGGACGGTCTGGCCAAGCCGACCGTCCTGGAGGGCCCGGACCCGGCCGTCCTGCTCGCGGCGTACGGCGAAGTCGGCCAGTAA
- a CDS encoding Pro-rich N-terminal domain-containing protein, translated as MQHAVGSPLPPPHQSGHGWSPAAHHPGQHHPGAPQGPAPHAPHQGSAPVPPPPPAPGFTPPAPVPPAPQQAHVPPTPETTGHVPLPPGGPVGMPSAPPATTAADPAATTLAVLLIGPAGAGKTSVAKYWADHRRVPTAHISLDDVREWVRSGFADPQSGWNDNSEAQYRLARRTCGFAARNFLANGISCILDDAVFPDRPVVGLGGWKRHVGPGLLPVVLLPGLEIVLERNAERSGNRRLTDEEVARIHGRMAGWYGSGLPIIDNSQLDVPQTAQVLNDVLARSIASPPNW; from the coding sequence ATGCAGCACGCAGTGGGTTCTCCGCTGCCGCCGCCCCACCAGTCGGGGCACGGCTGGTCGCCGGCCGCACACCACCCGGGTCAGCACCACCCGGGCGCGCCGCAGGGACCTGCCCCGCATGCCCCGCACCAGGGGTCAGCTCCCGTCCCCCCGCCGCCCCCGGCCCCGGGCTTCACACCCCCCGCCCCGGTCCCGCCCGCGCCACAGCAGGCCCATGTCCCGCCGACACCCGAGACCACGGGCCACGTACCGCTGCCGCCCGGCGGCCCCGTCGGCATGCCGAGCGCCCCGCCCGCCACGACGGCAGCCGACCCGGCGGCCACGACCCTCGCGGTGCTGCTCATCGGTCCGGCCGGGGCCGGCAAGACGAGCGTCGCCAAGTACTGGGCGGACCACCGCCGGGTCCCCACCGCCCACATCAGCCTCGATGACGTCCGCGAATGGGTCCGCTCGGGCTTCGCCGACCCCCAGTCCGGCTGGAATGACAACTCCGAGGCCCAGTACCGCCTCGCCCGCCGCACCTGCGGCTTCGCCGCGCGCAACTTCCTGGCCAACGGCATCTCGTGCATCCTCGACGACGCGGTCTTCCCCGACCGCCCGGTGGTCGGCCTGGGCGGCTGGAAGCGCCACGTGGGCCCCGGCCTCCTCCCGGTCGTCCTGCTCCCGGGCCTGGAGATCGTCCTGGAGCGCAACGCCGAACGCTCGGGCAACCGCCGCCTCACCGACGAGGAGGTCGCCCGCATCCACGGCCGCATGGCGGGCTGGTACGGCTCGGGCCTCCCGATCATCGACAACTCCCAGCTGGACGTCCCACAGACGGCCCAGGTCCTGAACGACGTACTGGCAAGATCGATCGCAAGCCCCCCGAACTGGTAG